The Triticum aestivum cultivar Chinese Spring chromosome 7B, IWGSC CS RefSeq v2.1, whole genome shotgun sequence genome window below encodes:
- the LOC123161842 gene encoding DEAD-box ATP-dependent RNA helicase 52A: MASSDVWGDDPAGGEWTTVTRSGRPSHAGAAGRSPNAKRAAPRPPKPAAPTVVEVGEGLAGLDVEGASRTGRLDKYDIPVEVSGDGAPAPADGFEQAGLAEAVLRNVARCGYDNPTPVQRYSIPIVLSGRDLMACAQTGSGKTAAFCLPVVSGLVAAAAEGGQGGGGGRGDRDAYDYDYRRAARPLALVLAPTRELAAQINEEAKKFAHKTGLKVKVAYGGTSMVQQLRDIEKGADILVATPGRLVDMIERGKISLEAIKYLIMDEADRMLDMGFEPQIRKIVDGMGMPRKSVRQTMLFSATFPPEIQRLASDFLSKYIFITVGRVGSSTDLITQQVEFVTNDEKRTYLIDLLQKQSFTSSDGKPQQPLTLVFVETKREADSLRYWLYNKGFPATAIHGDRTQEERESALRSFKSGLTPVMVATDVVARGLDVPNVAHVINYDLPKSIEDYVHRIGRTGRAGNAGSATAFFTESNHPIAKALLELMTEAKQNVPTWLEDYAGKPFYGGSSFGGRGRRSNGDGGSSFGGRDYRGGSGGGGDRYSGGGGGGGGGDRYSGGGGGKSYSGGGGGDRYSGGGGGDRYSGGSGGDSYSGGGGGKSYSGGGGGSRYSSGGGSSRESDPPPRYYPSYPMGTSNISASGWD, encoded by the exons ATGGCGTCGTCCGACGTGTGGGGCGACGACCCGGCCGGCGGGGAGTGGACCACCGTCACTCGCTCCGGCCGGCCCAGCCACGCCGGCGCGGCCGGGCGCTCCCCCAACGCCAAGCGGGCCGCTCCCCGGCCCCCCAAGCCGGCCGCGCCGACGGTGGTCGAGGTCGGCGAGGGGCTGGCGGGGCTCGACGTCGAGGGCGCCAGCCGGACAGGGAGGCTGGACAAGTACGACATACCGGTGGAGGTGAGCGGCGACGGCGCGCCCGCGCCGGCGGACGGGTTCGAGCAGGCCGGGCTCGCGGAGGCCGTGCTCAGGAACGTGGCCAGGTGCGGCTACGACAACCCCACGCCGGTGCAGCGCTACTCGATTCCGATAGTGCTGTCCGGGAGGGACCTCATGGCGTGCGCGCAGACCGGGTCCGGGAAGACGGCCGCGTTCTGCCTCCCTGTGGTGagcgggctggtggcggcggcggcggagggagggcaAGGTGGCGGAGGGGGTCGCGGCGACAGGGATGCGTACGACTACGACTACCGCCGCGCGGCGAGGCCACTCGCTCTCGTGCTCGCGCCCACCAGAGAGCTTGCAGCGCAG ATTAATGAGGAAGCAAAGAAGTTCGCTCACAAAACTGGACTCAAAGTTAAGGTGGCCTATGGAGGAACTTCAATGGTTCAACAG TTACGTGATATAGAGAAAGGCGCAGATATTCTTGTTGCTACACCTGGGCGCCTTGTGGACATGATTGAAAGAGGAAAGATCTCTCTTGAGGCAATTAAGTACCTGATAATGGACGAGGCTGACAGGATGCTGGATATGGGGTTTGAGCCTCAGATAAGGAAGATTGTTGATGGGATGGGTATGCCACGAAAGTCGGTGAGACAAACTATGCTGTTCAGTGCAACCTTCCCACCAGAAATACAG AGACTGGCTTCAGACTTTTTGTCAAAGTACATATTTATCACTGTTGGGAGAGTGGGTTCAAGTACTGACCTAATTACGCAGCAAGTTGAGTTTGTCACTAACGATGAGAAAAGAACCTACCTGATAGATCTCTTACAGAAACAATCTTTCACTTCATCTGATGGCAAG CCTCAGCAGCCTCTAACATTGGTTTTTGTGGAGACAAAACGAGAAGCTGATTCATTGAGGTATTGGCTATACAACAAAGGTTTCCCTGCAACAGCGATCCATGGTGACAGAACACAAGAG GAGAGGGAAAGCGCACTGAGATCTTTCAAGTCTGGCTTGACCCCTGTCATGGTCGCCACTGATGTAGTCGCGCGAGGCCTGGATGTTCCTAATGTTGCTCATGTCATCAACTATGATCTTCCCAAGAGCATAGAGGATTATGTCCACAGGATTGGAAGAACTGGGAGAGCTGGAAATGCTGGGAGTGCCACCGCCTTCTTCACTGAATCCAACCACCCCATCGCAAAGGCATTACTGGAACTGATGACCGAGGCAAAACAGAATGTTCCTACCTGGCTAGAGGACTACGCAGGGAAGCCATTCTATGGAGGGTCAAGCTTCGGCGGAAGAGGCCGAAGGTCCAATGGCGATGGTGGCAGCAGCTTTGGTGGCAGAGATTATCGCGGCGG ttccggtggcggcggcgatcgctactccggtggtggtggtggtggtggtggtggtgatcgctactccggtggtggtggtggcaagaGCTACtctggtggcggtggtggtgaccGCTattctggtggtggtggtggtgaccgCTACTCCGGTGGAAGTGGTGGTGACAGCTactccggcggcggtggtggaaagAGCTactctggtggtggtggtggtagcagATACTCCAGTGGCGGGGGCTCCTCCAGGGAAAGTGATCCACCTCCACGCTACTACCCTTCCTACCCCATGGGGACATCAAACATCAGCGCCTCTGGCTGGGACTAG